The nucleotide window AGTAACACCGAAAAGGAATTTAAACAGGCCGTCAATGAAATGCTTTTTGAATGGCAGAATAGCTCAGGCGGAGCAAAAGACCTGGTGGAGGATGAGCGGAAAAAACGGAAGAAAAAAAAGAGATAAACGAGGTGCGTTCGATTGGGCCACCCGGAAACGAAATAGGCAGCAAAAAAACAAAAGCGATGATCATAACATTTGGAACACAAAAAGGAGGAACTGGTAAAACCACGCTTGCGATTGCTTTTGCCAATTATATTTCGGGAATGTCTGAAAGAAAGGTTAAAGTTTTCGATTTTGATTTTCAGAAATCTTTCTGTCATAAATGGCGAGAAGACGAGGAATCAGATCTGCCGAAGCTTTATGATGTAGAGATCATCGATGAGGACAACGAGCAGCCGTTCTCGGACTTTGAACATCTTATTGAAATGAAGGAAAGTGAAGATGTCCATCTTTTTGACCTGGCTGGAACCTTAGATGCGCGTTATAGTGATCTACTGATCTACAGTGATTTTATCGTAATCCCGTTTGAATATTCCAATGTCTCCGCTAAATCAACCCTTGTGTTTATCAATTTTTTAGGATTGCTCGAAAGCCAGGCAGAACGGATATTCATACGGTCGAAATACGATAAAGGCTATAAATACCAGAACCAGGAAGGTATGGATGCTGAGATCAGCAAATACGGAATACTGTTGAAAAGTCCTGTATTCAAAAGGAACTGTCTTCAGACCATTG belongs to Chryseobacterium gleum and includes:
- a CDS encoding ParA family protein; translated protein: MIITFGTQKGGTGKTTLAIAFANYISGMSERKVKVFDFDFQKSFCHKWREDEESDLPKLYDVEIIDEDNEQPFSDFEHLIEMKESEDVHLFDLAGTLDARYSDLLIYSDFIVIPFEYSNVSAKSTLVFINFLGLLESQAERIFIRSKYDKGYKYQNQEGMDAEISKYGILLKSPVFKRNCLQTIDTRKLTYEQKYAVKNPFMELINHINQKLEINL